The nucleotide sequence TCAGTTCCCACATCATTGCTTAACTTTCTTCGACTGCCAGATTATACCTTTGTCAGTGTTGGTATTAAAGATGATTTGGCTAAGCTTAAGAAGGAATATGGGATTAGATGCAGAAATGCTGTGGAACTTGGACCTCTTGCTGCTAGTGTCTTGAAAGTGCCTCGTTTGGCTTTCTGTGGTGTTGATGAACTAACTGTTGCTGTCAATAAGCTTGATCTTGGAAAGCATAGGCCTTTAAATACGCTGTATAAGGATTGGGGTCAATCTAACCTTTGAAAAAAACTTGCTAAACTTGCTACTATTAATGTTTACTCTTACTACATGATCGGGAGCACATTGCTTAATTAGTTGTTAAATCAAGATAATTACTTGTACTTTGCATTGTTTTGCTTCTTAAGTTGGAATTTAGTTCTACTATTTACTAATCaagtatgtttgtttgtttctatatCCTACTTAGCcctgtttatttaatttaatttttgtttaatggTATTCTCTACTCATCGGTTGACTGTTCTAAGTTAAGAAGTGAGCTTCTGATAATTGAATTGACCAGCTGCTAAGGGGTAAGGCAGAACCGCACgattgaaattttttcatttCTGAGTCAATTCTGTCGTTAGTCTCTAATATACCGAGTTCAGAACTTCAGATAAGCCACCTAGAAGAAAAATGATCCATTTTTAGTTgattattaaaataaagatattgCTAACGAGTGTCACATGAGCATTGTATAAAAATTCctgtaaaataaattttctcttaaaaatacaaattgttacttttatctaagtaataattacacaattttttaacataaatttaCTACTTTTAGTTTACTCTAACCAATGTCACCAGGGCACTCGTTAAATATTGTTCTTGAAATAAACCATCTATGTCCGATCATATCATGGTAAAATACAATATAACGAGAACGATAACtagaatattttaaaagtatattataaaaatgagcGGTGCTATTTCTCTAAACAAGGTTTATCCCGAGCCAATCACGAAATGCTTGTTGGCCAATTAAAATTGCTTTTTGCCGGAAATCAGGGAGGGAGAGTTGTTAAGTTAGGAAAGGTACAGAGAAAATACACGCTCGTGAAATTCTCCTATAAAAATGCACCAGGCCAATATCATCATCGAATTAATGTCTTTGATTGTATTGTTGGTCTCTCAAACGATAACGAGAATGGTTAGCTTATTGATATGGCATTAAAATGTGCCCTAACAAAATACTTTCATTGatcttgtatatatatataagcaaaaaGTTAGtgcttttatttaaatttggattAAATACATATAAACATGAGAGAAGTATAAGCAtggttttaaaaattgaatcagACCGGTCGGCTGGACTAGTCCAACCAGGAATCATTTGGGTGATCGGTTCGATTTGATAGTCAGATCGGCCATGTTTTTAAATTGGCGCGAACCGGTATGACTCAATCTAAACCGATGAACCAACAGTTGTAACAAACCGGATCGGCTTAAGTTAACCATAACATCAAAGAATAACTATACAATACAATTGATATAGATATTTTACTTGGTCACAACTATTTTTTagcacatttatttttattaatttaaacatGTACCTAGTAAGAATATATATCTCATGTACTATTAATTTGATCCAAGCCCGGTGGGACAGACGGCGTCGTCGTGGtgcatgaaatatatatatatatatatatatgggctGCTAACTTACTCCCACCTAAAAACATGAAGGAGTAAGTTAGCAAGCCTACTCCCACTTACTTTTTATCAAAAACTACCTTGCATCTTTAATAAACAACATTTTCATAGATGGGCATTATTGTAATTTGctttttgtaacttttttttgaaacattgtttactttttttttttttttgatgaaagggAGGGCCGAAGCTCGGAAGAAATTACATCTTAATCAAGCGCGGAAAAGTAACCCCCGCTTGATCAGCAGCTAACAAATGGTTAATTTGAGTCGGACACGACTCATAAAACATCATCTCATTCCCCATGATACATCCAATATTAGCTAACGCATCAGCGCACCTAGTTGCTTCACGATACGAATGTTTAACCTTCACTTCCCATTCCATTTGAAGaagttttctaattttttgaacaaaactcCTACCACTCGCATTGCTTTCCTTCCCACTCGTAATAATATTCACAACCACCAAAGAATCCACATTTAATTCTACTGCAGTGAACCCCATACGTTTTGCACACCGGAGACCTTCCAAAACTCCCCATAGCTCTGCAATAAAAGCATCACACTTCCCTAAAAATTTGGAGAACCCCGCTAACCACTCGCCTTCCGAACCTCTAATAAGAGCATGTTTGACCCTACTTATTTTCCACTTCTCTTCTACTTCTAAGAAGAAGTGGGGCCAAACACATAAAgctcttaataaaataacaaaacttcaattacccccctgaaatttcaaaacgttagtcaatttaccccctccgtcaaatttttctgttagtgaacatgacgttttgcaaataccccccctgaagatttgcacttatgtgtaaaatgccccctaaactttaaaatttatattatttttttcttaaaaacaaacaattaatagttaaatattaaaactaactattaattttggaatttgggaaaactacgtgcatatatatacatcaaaataggctccaaaatgggaaaaatatgtattttttaaagtgacaataatgggatgatttgtggattaatattgggggttgtgtagtttaaattgtttgagcaaattgttgaaggagttggaggagctaaaagactaagatggtgaaggagaaaatataaatttaaatctgattattaatttgtttataaacctctaaaaataataatttgtctattagaaataaccattattgccactttaaaaataacaatttttccctattttgatgtatatatgtatgtagtttttccaaactccaaaattaatagttagctttaatatttaactattaattgtttgtttttaagaaaaaaataatataaatttttaagtttcggggcattttgcacatatgTGCAAAACTTCAgtggggtatttgcaaaacgtcatgttcactaacagaaaaatttgacggagggggtaaattgactaacgttgtgaaatttcagggggtaattgaagttttgttaatttcaaaggaTAATTGATGAATCTTACAATTTCatgggggaaattgactatttactcataaaATAAATGTCTTTTTTACAAAGAAGGAAATCCAATAAAAGTCAGTTTGAAAATAAGTTGTGAAAGGGAACTTTAGGACAACTTTTCGGAGGTAAAATTTACTTCTGCACATTCAACACAGGCCAACATattcctattttttattaatttttggtAAAATCCCGCCAAtcctttttttcccttttcaagAAACCGCCAAAAGTGCATAAAACCTagtcatatactccctccggtcactattataagcaaaaatttattttttagattcattaaataaatgatgtatatagtCTATATAAatgaccatatacatcatttattgaatgaatctaaaaagtaaactTTTGGAGTATATCTCTTCCATTTCAGTGCTTTCTGCCACACCTATGCTTGCTGCCGCCGCTGACCATTGGTGCAGgtacatttttatattttattcttttgatttaaatatatcttgtttaatttttgtccTTTTGTTGCTTATCTTTCCTTATGCcttttatatgatatattactGTACATAGTTATTATATTTTGGTTGCTTTCTCCTGTCATCAACATAttcaaaatatgtaattttattcTTTAGTGATAATCTTGTTAAAAAGCCCATATTAAATTCAGTTATGTGTTTTGTCTATCAGTACTAGCTTGctttttgtttattatattgtttgatTACCTTTGATCTTATATGGATCTTTATCTCGGTAAGTCTATTCAGTTTCTTACCTATTAGTTTTCTTAGATCTCTTTTTCATCCATTTAGAATAAATGAATTGCAACTATGGCTACTAATGtcatttttttgaaattgtttataGATTTCTTCTAATCAGATCAATGAGCATTcaagaaaagttaaaaaaagaaaatgcatgttttataaaatatgttatGGGGCAGCGATGATTGCATATGAATATCATATAAAGTACTTACTAAAGCAAGGTAATAGATTTCTTTATTCTCATGGATGGACTTGGATTCGAGAAACTCTTAACACCGAGATGAAAGTTATAATATGTTTAGAATGGAAACTCATGCTGTATAATGGAAGCTACATGGACAGAGCTAGAAATCAAATAGCCACTAAGTTGTTGGAAAACAAAAATCGTTCAAGTTTATGATGTGTTATGTTTCTAATATTGGATTACCAAACgctttcaatttaatttatgataatgttttatataataatttatacattttcatttggtctaaaaaaaatcaggcctttacaaaatttaattttttataaaagaaaaaaaaaatcttttattttatttatgataatttgtaataaaatctcaaagctcttttaaaaatattttgccaaacaaattTGAACTTAAAAGTACtaattaagttgaaaaaaacaacaaataccaaacaactttaacttcaacttcaaagttttaattttcaactttattctAAAAGTGACCTTTAGACCTAAAAAAAAGTAGGGTCAAACGAACCCTAAGTCCTCCACACCCCGCGATACTACCATCCTTACAAGCTTCGTTAGTATTGATCTTGACCCACGCAATCAGTGGTTCCTTCCATCCCACTTCCTCCAAATGTCTCGGCTGAGATATCACAATAACAGACTTTGCTAATACATTGTGATAATAATTAACATAactcataataatatttttagcaTGTAAAGGTCTTTGGTAGTTGTCATTATGAGTTTCCTTGTTTCTCCAATTCCATATAGCGTGACAAGCGGTGGCCCAAAAGTCTCTCCACTCCACATTATGATTCCAATAGACATtagtaaacaaattaaatataatccAACTAGATAAATCACCTTCAAAGAAACTTGTTCTTGCAGCATTGTCCACTGCACACAATCAAAGTGCCGT is from Medicago truncatula cultivar Jemalong A17 chromosome 1, MtrunA17r5.0-ANR, whole genome shotgun sequence and encodes:
- the LOC112418634 gene encoding uncharacterized protein, producing MGFLESFLLNGVHIKTTVTNKQQEVDNLLWSFLRPANYNGPKVIGFDVELSMFENKVSEEEIYDNSECATLHLCNGQLCLIIQLCHLDSVPTSLLNFLRLPDYTFVSVGIKDDLAKLKKEYGIRCRNAVELGPLAASVLKVPRLAFCGVDELTVAVNKLDLGKHRPLNTLYKDWGQSNL